The following coding sequences are from one Nicotiana tabacum cultivar K326 chromosome 1, ASM71507v2, whole genome shotgun sequence window:
- the LOC107808709 gene encoding CBS domain-containing protein CBSX5: protein MAARLLAHEVADLCLGKPPLRSLSLSSSIAEALASLKSCEDYCISIWDCHHFKNLENQDCLCVGKICMVDIICFLCKQENLASPSLALKSPLTALLPKDSSLVRHVQPSTSLIEAIDLILQGAQNLVVPIESRFSGSSRRKLLQKSSPTKSCTLHNGREFCWLTQEDIIRYFLSSIGFFSPLPTLSIEALGIISTEFISIGYHSPASSAIEAISRSLVDQTSVAIVDDDGLLIGEISPSTLACCGETVAAAIMTLSAGELMAYIDCGGPPEDIVRVVKARLKERNLEGMLEEFEIDPSDISSNSSLSDEELPSPTTSFSSSRSGRYNKSSSYSARMVRRAEAIVCYPGSSLVAVMVQAIAHRVNYVWVIEDDCSVVGIVTFANMLEVFRDQLESIM from the exons ATGGCAGCTCGTCTTTTAGCTCATGAGGTAGCTGACCTTTGCCTGGGCAAGCCACCGCTTAggtctctctctctttcttcctcAATCGCTGAAGCTTTAGCTTCTCTCAAATCTTGTGAAGATTATTGCATTAGTATTTGGGATTGTCACCATTTCAAGAATCTTGAAAATCAAGATTGTCTTTGTGTTGggaaaatttgtatggttgataTAATCTGTTTTCTTTGTAAACAAGAAAATCTTGCCTCTCCCTCTTTGGCTCTCAAATCTCCTCTCACTGCTCTATTGCCTAAAGATTCTTCTCTTGTTAGGCATGTGCAACCCTCTacaag CTTAATAGAAGCCATTGATCTAATACTTCAAGGAGCTCAAAATCTAGTGGTTCCTATAGAGAGTAGATTTAGTGGCAGCTCAAGAAGGAAATTGTTGCAAAAATCTTCACCAACAAAGAGTTGTACGCTCCACAATGGGCGCGAATTTTGTTGGCTAACTCAAGAAGATATCATTAGATATTTCCTAAGCTCAATTGGGTTTTTCTCACCCCTTCCAACACTCTCCATTGAGGCCCTTGGCATTATTAGCACGGAGTTTATATCGATAGGGTATCACTCGCCAGCGTCATCGGCCATTGAGGCGATCTCTCGATCCCTCGTGGACCAAACGTCCGTGgcaattgtggatgatgatggtCTACTAATCGGAGAAATCTCTCCGTCCACCCTAGCTTGTTGTGGTGAGACTGTGGCCGCAGCAATCATGACCCTCTCGGCTGGTGAACTCATGGCCTACATTGATTGTGGAGGGCCACCGGAGGACATCGTGAGGGTAGTGAAGGCGAGGTTGAAGGAAAGAAATCTTGAAGGAATGCTTGAGGAATTCGAGATTGATCCCTCCGACATTTCCTCCAACTCATCGTTATCCGATGAGGAGTTACCTTCCCCGACCACGAGTTTCTCATCCTCGAGGTCGGGGAGGTACAATAAGTCGAGTAGCTATTCCGCAAGGATGGTGAGACGGGCTGAGGCGATCGTGTGTTATCCGGGCAGTTCTCTGGTCGCTGTAATGGTTCAGGCGATCGCGCATCGCGTCAACTACGTGTGGGTGATTGAAGATGATTGCAGTGTTGTAGGTATTGTGACATTTGCTAACATGTTAGAAGTTTTTCGTGACCAATTAGAGTCAATAATGTGA
- the LOC107808710 gene encoding plant intracellular Ras-group-related LRR protein 6 has translation MDRVLKAARTSGSLNLSNRSLSEVPNDVYKSLDAASEDEKWWEAVELQKLILAHNDIETLKEDLRNLPLLSVLNVSHNKLTCLPAAIGELHMLKSLDVSFNLIVNIPEEIGTAASLVKFDCSNNKLNDLPNSLGGCVELSDLKASNNSISSLPGDLAKCSKLTKLDVEGNKLTLLPESLIASCRMLTELNASKNLLNNIPENIGSLSRLIRLDLHQNRISSIPSSIKDCSSLLEFYIGNNALASLPVEIGALNRLGIFDLHSNQLKEYPVEACKLQLSMLDLSNNSLSGLPPEIGLMTTLRKLLLIGNPIRTLRSSLVNGPTPALLKFLRSRIPTDEESAAATPGKEDVIAMAARLSLSSKELSLGGLGLTAVPSDVWKSRDISKCDLSGNSIEELPLELCSCISLEALILSKNKIKDWPGSVLTSLPALTCLKLDNNPLRQIPSSAFQAVSKLQILDLSGNIGSLPEHPAFSCLPELQELYLRRMQISIFPSDIINLKQLRLLDLSQNSLQSIPQGIVNLGSLAELDLSDNNISSLPPELGLLEPSLQVLRLDGNPLRSIRRPILDRGTKAVLKYLKERIVEH, from the exons ATggatcgagtcctgaaagctgcGAGAACTTCCGGTTCTCTCAACTTATCAAATCGCTCTCTCAG TGAGGTGCCCAATGATGTATACAAAAGTTTGGATGCAGCCAGCGAGGACGAGAAGTGGTGGGAG GCCGTGGAACTACAGAAGCTGATTTTGGCTCATAATGACATAGAAACATTGAAGGAAGATCTTCGAAATTTACCTCTACTGTCAGTGCTTAATGTTAGTCACAACAAGCTAACCTGTCTTCCAGCTGCTATTGGAGA GCTTCACATGCTAAAGTCCTTAGATGTATCATTTAACTTGATCGTGAACATTCCAGAAGAGATCGGAACAGCAGCTTCTCTAGTCAA GTTTGATTGTTCAAACAACAAACTAAATGATCTCCCTAACTCCCTTGGAGGATGTGTGGAGTTATCAGATCTCAAG GCATCAAACAATAGCATTTCCAGTTTGCCAGGAGATCTAGCAAAGTGTTCAAAATTAACAAAGTTGGATGTTGAG GGAAACAAGTTAACTCTGCTACCTGAGAGTTTGATTGCATCATGCAGAATGCTTACTGAACTCAATGCAT CGAAAAACTTGCTCAATAACATTCCAGAGAATATAGGAAGCCTTTCACGCTTGATTCGCCTAGACCTTCATCAGAACA GAATTTCATCAATTCCATCCTCAATAAAGGATTGCTCATCTCTTTTGGAGTTTTATATCGG GAATAATGCGCTTGCTTCATTACCTGTGGAGATAGGTGCACTTAATAGATTGGGGATATTTGATCTCCACTCAAACCAG TTAAAGGAGTACCCAGTGGAGGCATGTAAATTGCAACTTTCAATGCTGGACTTATCTAACAACTCATTGTCTGGATTGCCTCCAGAGATTG GCTTAATGACAACTTTGCGGAAGCTTCTGCTTATTGGCAACCCTATTAGAACACTTCGGAG CTCGTTGGTAAACGGACCTACACCTGCTCTATTAAAATTTCTTCGAAGTAGAATTCCAACTGATGAAG AGTCTGCAGCTGCTACGCCCGGAAAGGAGGATGTTATTGCCATGGCAGCTAGGCTGTCCCTGTCTTCAAAG GAGCTTTCTTTAGGAGGGCTTGGTTTGACTGCTGTCCCTTCAGATGTCTGGAAGTCACGAGACATCTCAAAATGTGATCTTTCAGGGAACTCAATCGAAGAACTTCCTCTTGAACTTTGCTCTTGTATTTCCTTGgag GCTCTCATTTTATCCAAAAACAAGATAAAAGATTGGCCCGGTTCAGTCTTAACATCTCTTCCTGCACTTACATGTTTGAAGCTAGACAATAACCCCCTCAGACAG ATACCATCCTCTGCCTTTCAAGCTGTATCCAAGCTTCAGATTTTGGATCTGAGTGGAAACATAGGTTCTTTACCAGAGCATCCCGCATTTTCTTGCCTACCAGAGTTGCAAGAGCTTTATTTGAG AAGGATGCAAATATCTATTTTCCCAAGTGATATAATTAACTTAAAGCAGTTACGACTTCTTGATTTGAGCCAAAATTCCCTTCAATCAATTCCACAG GGTATAGTAAACTTGGGTTCTCTTGCGGAACTTGACCTGTCAGACAATAACATTTCTTCTCTTCCACCAGAATTG GGTTTGCTTGAACCTAGTCTGCAGGTGCTAAGACTGGACGGTAACCCACTTCGAAG CATCCGAAGGCCCATTTTGGATCGAGGAACAAAAGCTGTTTTGAAGTACTTGAAGGAGAGAATTGTGGAGCATTAG